From Xyrauchen texanus isolate HMW12.3.18 chromosome 12, RBS_HiC_50CHRs, whole genome shotgun sequence, one genomic window encodes:
- the LOC127652460 gene encoding cold shock domain-containing protein C2-like: MPLYAASVNVKQEFREQTNKITTSVQQMAEPELSSPADSSLQSQRSVPLSLSFPFLREGSGTWERGTLQPGELPSPLLTKRTRTYSTTVRANAGPVFKGVCQNFCRSQGHGYIRPAHGGEDIFVHISEIDGEYVPMEGDEVTYKVCPVPPKNLKVQAVEVTITHLKPGTKHETWTGQTTSS; encoded by the exons ATGCCTCTATATGCAGCGTCTGTGAACGTTAAACAGGAGTTTAGAGAGCAAACTAATAAAATCACAACATCAGTCCAACAAATGGCGGAGCCGGAGCTGTCATCCCCAGCGGACTCGTCCCTGCAGTCCCAGCGTTCAGTGCCGCTCTCGTTGTCGTTCCCGTTCCTGCGAGAGGGCAGTGGCACGTGGGAGAGAGGAACTCTGCAGCCGGGAGAATTACCCAGTCCGCTGCTCACCAAACGCACACGTACATACTCCAC GACTGTACGTGCTAATGCGGGTCCCGTCTTTAAGGGTGTGTGTCAGAACTTCTGCAGGTCACAGGGTCATGGTTACATCAGACCGGCTCATGGAGGAGAGGACATCTTTGTGCACATCTCCGA GATTGACGGCGAGTATGTTCCGATGGAGGGAGACGAGGTGACGTATAAGGTGTGTCCAGTCCCACCCAAGAACCTGAAGGTGCAGGCTGTGGAGGTCACCATCACCCACCTGAAACCAGGAACCAAACACGAGACCTGGACTGGACAGACCACCAGCTCCTAG